One region of Roseovarius faecimaris genomic DNA includes:
- a CDS encoding MAPEG family protein has product MHKRAKIGLGMAAGMGWAVVLLWAAAQFVRLPVFTLMPTIMTAFFAPGVVMLLMIGRLAQRRFFDDAIIDGDMLTGAAQIDQRVLQNTLEQLALALAIWPAAAVILTSEGPGVILCLGLGFAVARLAFWGGYHLSPPLRAFGFAATFYPTLLVAIWAGWRLATGSLLGG; this is encoded by the coding sequence ATGCACAAACGCGCCAAGATCGGCCTTGGCATGGCAGCGGGAATGGGCTGGGCCGTGGTTCTGCTTTGGGCGGCGGCGCAATTCGTGAGGCTGCCGGTTTTCACGTTGATGCCAACGATCATGACAGCCTTTTTTGCGCCTGGTGTGGTCATGTTGCTGATGATCGGGCGGCTGGCGCAGCGGCGGTTTTTCGACGATGCGATCATTGATGGCGACATGCTGACGGGGGCCGCTCAGATTGATCAGCGCGTGTTGCAAAACACCCTGGAGCAGCTTGCGCTTGCATTGGCCATCTGGCCTGCAGCGGCGGTGATTCTGACGTCGGAGGGGCCGGGTGTTATCCTGTGTCTCGGGCTTGGATTCGCCGTGGCCCGGCTGGCCTTCTGGGGCGGGTACCACCTGTCGCCTCCCCTGCGTGCCTTTGGCTTCGCAGCAACCTTTTATCCGACATTGCTGGTGGCGATCTGGGCGGGCTGGCGCCTTGCAACAGGCAGCCTGCTGGGAGGGTGA
- a CDS encoding VOC family protein, translated as MAKPIVLDHLAVAAETLAEGQAAVEAALGVALQPGGQHPHFATHNMLLGLEDGLYLEVISADPSVPSPDYPRWFDLDRFSGPPRLSNWICRVPDLARMVGVLPQAGSPVALARGDLRWQMAVPETGILPYDNLFPALIEWQSSPHPATRLAASGCRLRRLTIRHPNAAALHADLAPQFSDDRVRFETGEQAMLAAFDTPHGERELA; from the coding sequence ATGGCCAAGCCGATTGTTCTCGATCATCTGGCGGTGGCTGCGGAAACGTTGGCCGAGGGGCAGGCTGCGGTTGAGGCAGCCCTTGGCGTGGCTCTGCAACCCGGCGGGCAGCATCCGCATTTCGCGACGCATAATATGCTTCTGGGGTTGGAGGACGGGCTCTATCTGGAGGTGATTTCGGCTGATCCTTCGGTCCCCAGCCCCGATTACCCGCGCTGGTTCGACCTCGACCGCTTTAGCGGCCCCCCGCGGCTGAGCAACTGGATCTGCCGGGTGCCGGACCTTGCCCGGATGGTCGGTGTGCTGCCCCAGGCGGGCAGTCCTGTGGCGTTGGCGCGGGGTGATCTGCGCTGGCAGATGGCGGTGCCCGAGACTGGCATCCTGCCCTATGACAACCTGTTTCCGGCCCTGATCGAGTGGCAAAGCAGCCCGCATCCTGCAACGCGGCTTGCCGCGTCGGGCTGCCGTCTCAGGCGCCTGACGATCCGGCACCCGAATGCCGCCGCGCTGCACGCCGATCTAGCGCCGCAGTTTTCCGATGACAGGGTGCGCTTTGAAACCGGAGAGCAGGCGATGCTGGCCGCGTTTGATACCCCACATGGCGAGAGGGAGCTGGCATGA
- a CDS encoding GNAT family N-acetyltransferase codes for MIVRDARAADTPAIAEIWNHNIRHTANTFTTAEKTPEGLARDIETRRAEGKGFLVAEDGKDIVGFATYFQFRGGPGYAFTAEHSVMLAEAAMGKGTGRALMEALEAHARGAGMHSLIAGVAGENAAGIAFHAALGYRTIAVLPEVGRKFERWMDLTLMQKML; via the coding sequence ATGATCGTCCGCGACGCGCGGGCCGCGGACACGCCCGCGATTGCAGAAATCTGGAATCACAATATCCGCCACACCGCGAACACCTTCACCACCGCTGAAAAAACGCCCGAAGGTCTTGCCCGCGATATCGAAACGCGCCGGGCCGAGGGCAAGGGGTTTCTGGTGGCAGAAGACGGGAAAGACATCGTCGGCTTCGCCACCTATTTCCAGTTTCGTGGCGGTCCCGGCTATGCCTTTACAGCCGAACATTCGGTGATGCTGGCGGAGGCCGCGATGGGCAAAGGCACGGGCCGGGCACTTATGGAGGCGCTGGAAGCGCATGCGCGCGGGGCAGGGATGCATTCGCTTATAGCGGGTGTCGCCGGAGAGAATGCGGCGGGTATCGCCTTCCATGCGGCTCTTGGGTATCGAACGATTGCCGTTTTGCCGGAAGTGGGCCGCAAGTTCGAACGCTGGATGGACCTGACACTGATGCAAAAGATGCTGTAA
- a CDS encoding molecular chaperone DjiA: MSIWTRITEALSALASGEGLSAVFDRLRSPPERSVAFTIAVIALSAKMAKADGLVTRDEVTAFREVFQIARADEPGAARVFNLARQDVAGFEDYATRISGMFSEDSSVLSDLMEGLFHIAMADGVYHPNEDAFLARVAEIFGLKETEFKSLRCRFVPDAAPDPYSVLGVSPDTPMDEIRQVWRQMVRDTHPDRMLARGVPEEAIKLAEKRMVDINRAWEEISGAG, encoded by the coding sequence ATGTCGATCTGGACCCGCATCACCGAAGCGCTGAGCGCGCTGGCCTCGGGCGAGGGGCTGAGCGCGGTCTTTGATCGGTTGCGCAGCCCACCCGAGCGTTCGGTTGCCTTTACCATCGCCGTGATCGCCCTCAGCGCCAAGATGGCCAAGGCCGACGGTCTGGTGACGCGCGATGAGGTGACAGCCTTCCGCGAAGTCTTTCAGATTGCCCGTGCCGATGAGCCGGGGGCGGCGCGTGTCTTCAACCTTGCGCGACAGGATGTGGCGGGGTTTGAGGATTATGCCACGCGTATTAGCGGGATGTTTTCCGAGGACAGCTCGGTGTTGAGCGACTTGATGGAGGGGCTTTTTCATATCGCCATGGCGGATGGGGTCTATCATCCCAACGAAGATGCGTTCCTGGCGCGGGTGGCCGAGATTTTTGGCCTGAAAGAAACCGAATTCAAATCGCTGCGCTGCCGTTTCGTGCCCGATGCCGCGCCCGATCCCTACTCGGTTCTGGGGGTGTCGCCCGACACGCCGATGGACGAGATCCGGCAGGTGTGGCGGCAGATGGTGCGCGATACCCACCCGGACAGAATGCTGGCGCGCGGCGTACCCGAAGAGGCGATCAAACTCGCCGAGAAGCGGATGGTCGACATCAACCGTGCCTGGGAAGAGATCAGCGGGGCAGGGTGA